The following are encoded together in the Zingiber officinale cultivar Zhangliang chromosome 8A, Zo_v1.1, whole genome shotgun sequence genome:
- the LOC122012562 gene encoding transcription factor bHLH87-like, translating to MDQKVGWGNPTASKSNLDASFLNYSGIELQGIIACSDSELMESGEAWSDGLLSQPCAAAFPLVGRVDENLINDEDVISAIFSGGDNFCNLSCSGESEINHGSFDQHKFGKDEAASQFCLNPPPRSNFDSRRRFEEESYQIVGSRSRKRSRSEKHSGCMTISFSEESSREPDVEVIAQVKEMIYRAAALRPVSLGGIEETAERPKRKNVRISSDPQTVAARHRREKISERLRVLQRLVPGGTKLDTATMLDEAANYLKFLKSQVRALETLGNPSNTNGAASAAATLKRPSFPLALNQAFAVQRPHPTILKP from the coding sequence ATGGATCAGAAGGTGGGTTGGGGCAATCCAACAGCCTCAAAATCCAATCTTGATGCTTCCTTTCTTAACTACTCCGGCATTGAGCTCCAAGGAATCATCGCGTGCTCGGATTCTGAGCTAATGGAATCAGGCGAAGCGTGGAGTGATGGCCTTCTTTCTCAACCCTGTGCCGCTGCTTTCCCGCTCGTTGGGAGAGTGGACGAGAATTTAATCAACGATGAAGATGTGATCTCTGCTATCTTTTCCGGCGGCGACAACTTCTGTAACTTGAGCTGCAGCGGTGAGTCCGAGATCAACCATGGTTCCTTCGACCAGCATAAGTTCGGCAAGGATGAAGCGGCCTCTCAATTCTGCCTCAATCCCCCTCCAAGGTCGAATTTTGACTCCAGGAGGAGGTTCGAGGAGGAAAGTTATCAGATCGTCGGTTCTCGGAGCCGGAAGAGGTCGCGGTCGGAGAAGCACTCGGGGTGCATGACAATAAGCTTCAGCGAGGAGAGCAGCCGGGAGCCGGACGTCGAGGTGATCGCACAGGTGAAGGAGATGATCTACAGGGCGGCGGCACTGCGGCCGGTGAGTCTGGGCGGCATAGAGGAGACTGCGGAGAGGCCGAAGAGGAAGAACGTGAGGATATCGAGCGACCCGCAGACGGTGGCGGCGAGGCACCGGCGGGAGAAGATCAGCGAGCGGCTTAGGGTGCTGCAGAGGCTCGTCCCCGGCGGGACCAAATTGGACACCGCAACCATGCTCGATGAGGCCGCCAACTACCTCAAGTTCCTCAAGTCGCAGGTCagggccctagaaaccctaggcaACCCGTCGAACACTAACGGCGCCGCTTCCGCCGCCGCCACCTTGAAGCGCCCCTCCTTTCCACTCGCTCTGAACCAGGCTTTCGCCGTTCAGAGACCTCACCCGACCATCctaaaaccctaa
- the LOC122012125 gene encoding ras-related protein RIC1, with protein sequence MNPEYDYLFKLLLIGDSGVGKSCLLLRFADDSYLESYISTIGVDFKIRTVEQDGKTIKLQIWDTAGQERFRTITSSYYRGAHGIIVVYDITDQESFNNVKQWLNEINRYASENVNKLLVGNKCDLTANRVISYETGKAFADEIGIPFLETSAKDSMNVEKAFMTMAAEIKNRMASQPTMSTSRPATVRIQGQPVAQNSSCCS encoded by the exons ATGAACCCCGAATA TGACTATCTTTTCAAGCTTTTGCTCATTGGTGATTCTGGGGTTGGAAAATCATGCCTTTTGTTGAGATTTGCG GACGACTCATATTTGGAGAGTTACATCAGTACAATTGGTGTTGATTTT aaaattcgCACAGTTGAGCAAGATGGGAAAACCATAAAGCTTCAAATT TGGGATACTGCAGGGCAAGAACGCTTTAGGACAATAACAAGCAGCTATTACCGTGGTGCTCACGGGATTATC GTGGTTTATGATATTACTGATCAGGAAAGCTTCAACAATGTCAAACAATGGCTGAATGAGATTAATAGGTATGCTAGTGAAAATGTGAACAAGCTACTGGTTGGAAACAAGTGTGATCTGACTGCAAACAGAGTGATCTCATATGAAACTGGCAAG GCATTTGCGGATGAAATTGGGATAcccttcttggagacaagtgcaAAAGACTCAATGAATGTAGAGAAGGCTTTTATGACCATGGCTGCCGAAATCAAGAACAG AATGGCGAGTCAACCAACAATGAGCACCAGTAGACCTGCTACAGTGAGAATACAGGGTCAACCAGTAGCTCAGAACAGCAGTTGCTGTTCCTGA
- the LOC122012126 gene encoding uncharacterized protein LOC122012126, with amino-acid sequence MQSRSRISGMLSHSFKPQKCKTSLKLAVSRIKLLKNKREEMVKLMRRNLAQLLESGQEQTARLRVEHVIREEKTTSAYELIEIYCEIIDSRLPIIESQKNCPIDLKEAVSSVIYASPRCADIPELMDISKHFTAKYGKDFVKAALEIRPDCGVSRMMVEKLSANAPDIQTKIKVLNEIAKEHGIKWEPKAFEEQAQKPKDDLLSGPSSFSTMDKTEIKSSDTKASFAGSQSNESIPKVYQNNMATQPQAVKSTLAKEESVSFHSSWNMEFKDATSAAEAAAQSAERASMAARAAAELASRGNVSRPSSGGSYEQSAYVVKNEGPQSMKNSYVGSNDTSHLKASEDTSPEDSHFVNQKEPDLQKDDLVRTNKLAKDQTFNNNPTSRENLTSEKTRLAGLPVVNATSGKNLHEDNARPYHYVQESISDLGPASKIDNVDTDHDVAVVDDDSSLNYEHRPSMFPSFHSDTLDEYKTVDYHEDKTEADSSAGHYDDYNSDNDDHWRHRESNLLDSFLPQQSNGPSNLLSNVDSWSQKESVSGFMNNEINSQSHQTDYSDKTKQADLHSDSDDNLPPKYNVPKYDSDQSSSESEDEMENPNFIGHGRSSNFVDTDSSSSKVSLAARPSHGAHLMDDTIALDSSNQRVTVFHDEENLELERDSNDKSRRSDLNVRNSHQFRSIGKSHSNDAGGGSTEEESVNTLVSDEGYESGILNFGRLSGGFRNKGNTRPPYVRNISADVSSRATMNSEDISLNDDEITISTSEFSTSIEATSEGKTSGHLHTNTSGTKFRASLANVDTSLDSEEQFANRSSDDSSATGRSIYSQYRRSSEDLVHPVQESHLQQQERKEYKESNSRSSLTNYIDREEEQTYSARVRQSRDSISTSGSQKSNISPSTQKSTDSEITNQRLNSQILHARASYGSKSRVPINDSNFGNQEAEELELQTASMSGNNKSAKLSRRTRPIPSVAKEDKVPNISEPVKESKTSLLNSEGESSSAKIKHSKGLQDRDSSKPRQSQSSAEEPSMKHSQTEPSVVSGHSKLPQDESRRPSVKENEKSTMPSSDGKSISREISSKNLSHVHPRLPDYDSIAAHFQSLRANVHK; translated from the exons ATGCAGAGCCGGTCCAGAATTTCGGGGATGCTTTCCCATAGCTTCAAACCGCAGAAATG CAAGACGTCTCTGAAGCTAGCGGTGTCACGGATAAAGCTGCTAAAGAACAAGAGGGAGGAGATGGTGAAGCTCATGCGACGGAATTTGGCTCAGCTCCTGGAGAGTGGACAGGAACAAACCGCTCGGCTACGG GTTGAACATGTTATCAGGGAAGAAAAGACTACGTCAGCATATGAACTCATTGAGATATATTGTGAAATCATTGATTCACGTTTGCCTATAATAGAGTCACAGAA GAATTGCCCCATTGATCTGAAGGAAGCAGTATCAAGTGTAATATATGCATCCCCGAGATGTGCCGATATCCCAGAACTTATGGATATTAGCAAACATTTCACAGCAAAGTATGGTAAAGATTTTGTTAAGGCTGCTCTTGAAATTCGACCAGATTGTGGAGTTAGTCGTATG ATGGTCGAGAAACTATCAGCAAATGCACCTGATATTCAGACAAAGATTAAAGTCCTGAATGAAATTGCTAAAGAACATGGAATTAAATGGGAACCCAAAGCATTTGAAGAGCAAGCTCAGAAACCTAAGGATGACCTCCTG AGTGGTCCATCCTCTTTCAGTACTATGGATAAAACAGAAATTAAATCGTCTGATACAAAAGCCTCTTTTGCTGGAAGCCAGAGCAATGAATCAATTCCCAAGGTTTATCAGAATAATATGGCAACCCAACCACAAG CGGTCAAATCAACCCTTGCCAAGGAAGAGAGTGTTTCCTTCCATAGCTCATGGAACATGGAATTTAAGGATGCAACTTCTGCTGCTGAGGCAGCTGCCCAATCTGCTGAAAGGGCTAGCATGGCAGCTAGAGCTGCTGCTGAGTTAGCAAGCCGCGGGAATGTTTCTAGACCATCTTCTGGTGGATCATATGAACAATCTGCATATGTTGTCAAAAATGAAGGACCTCAGTCAATGAAAAACTCTTATGTGGGGAGCAATGACACTTCACATTTAAAAGCATCTGAGGATACTAGCCCGGAGGATTCTCATTTTGTGAACCAAAAGGAACCAGATCTGCAGAAGGATGACTTGGTACGAACAAACAAATTAGCTAAAGATCAAACCTTCAATAATAATCCTACCTCTAGGGAAAATCTGACATCAGAGAAGACTCGGTTAGCTGGCTTGCCGGTTGTTAATGCTACATCTGGGAAAAATCTCCATGAAGATAATGCCAGACCATATCATTATGTTCAGGAAAGCATTTCAGATCTAGGACCTGCATCCAAGATCGATAATGTTGATACTGATCATGATGTTGCTGTTGTTGATGATGACAGCAGTCTGAACTATGAACATAGACCTAGCATGTTtccttcatttcattctgatacTCTTGATGAATATAAAACTGTGGACTATCATGAGGATAAAACTGAAGCTGATTCTTCAGCTGGGCATTATGATGACTACAACAGTGATAATGATGATCACTGGAGGCACAGAGAGAGCAACTTGTTAGATTCATTTTTGCCACAACAAAGTAATGGACCTTCTAATCTCTTGTCAAACGTGGATTCTTGGAGCCAGAAGGAGAGTGTTTCTGGGTTTATGAATAATGAAATCAACTCACAATCACACCAAACAGATTATTCAGATAAGACAAAGCAGGCTGACCTACACTCGGATTCTGATGACAATCTGCCACCAAAGTATAACGTGCCAAAATATGACTCTGATCAATCAAGTTCTGAGAGTGAAGATGAGATGGAGAATCCTAATTTTATAGGGCATGGGAGATCAAGCAATTTCGTAGACACTGACAGCAGCTCCAGTAAAGTTTCACTGGCAGCACGACCTAGTCATGGAGCGCATCTCATGGATGATACTATTGCACTTGATTCTAGTAACCAAAGAGTAACTGTCTTCCATGATGAGGAAAACCTTGAATTGGAAAGAGACTCTAATGATAAGAGTCGGAGATCTGACCTTAATGTACGTAATAGCCACCAATTTCGAAGTATTGGAAAATCTCACTCTAATGATGCAGGGGGAGGATCTACAGAAGAAGAATCAGTAAATACTTTGGTCTCAGATGAAGGATATGAAAGTGGGATCCTGAACTTCGGTAGATTATCTGGTGGATTCCGGAATAAAGGTAACACTCGTCCACCTTATGTAAGAAACATCAGTGCTGATGTATCATCCAGGGCGACAATGAATTCAGAAGATATATCTCTCAATGATGATGAAATTACAATCAGTACATCTGAATTTTCAACGAGTATTGAAGCCACAAGTGAAGGGAAAACAAGTGGACATTTGCATACGAATACTTCCGGGACAAAGTTTAGAGCTTCCCTAGCCAATGTGGACACTAGTCTTGATAGTGAAGAGCAGTTTGCAAATAGATCATCAGATGATTCTTCAGCAACAGGAAGATCAATTTATTCTCAGTATAGAAGAAGTTCTGAAGATTTGGTCCATCCAGTTCAAGAATCACATCTCCAGCAACAAgaaagaaaggagtacaaggaatcTAATTCAAGATCATCATTGACAAACTACATAGACAGGGAGGAAGAGCAAACTTATTCTGCCAGGGTTAGACAGTCAAGAGATAGTATTTCGACCTCTGGAAGCCAGAAGTCGAACATTTCTCCTTCCACACAGAAATCAACTGACTCTGAGATTACAAATCAGAGGCTTAACAGTCAGATACTACATGCGAGGGCATCTTATGGCTCGAAATCCAGAGTGCCAATCAATGATTCCAATTTTGGCAACCAAGAGGCAGAGGAGCTGGAGCTGCAAACTGCATCCATGAGTGGCAACAATAAGAGTGCTAAGCTTTCTCGAAGAACAAGACCCATACCATCAGTTGCTAAAGAAGATAAAGTCCCAAACATCTCAGAACCAGTAAAGGAATCAAAGACCTCGCTACTGAATTCTGAAGGTGAATCTTCTTCTGCCAAAATAAAACACTCCAAAGGTTTACAGGACAGGGATAGTTCCAAGCCTCGACAATCACAATCATCAGCCGAAGAACCATCAATGAAACATTCACAAACTGAACCATCTGTTGTTAGCGGTCATTCCAAGCTACCTCAAGATGAGTCAAGGCGGCCTTCCGTTAAAGAAAATGAGAAATCTACTATGCCAAGTTCAGATGGGAAATCAATTTCACGTGaaatctcttctaaaaatttgtcCCATGTTCATCCAAGGCTTCCTGATTATGATTCCATTGCTGCTCACTTTCAGTCACTCAGAGCAAATGTGCATAAGTAG